In a genomic window of Meleagris gallopavo isolate NT-WF06-2002-E0010 breed Aviagen turkey brand Nicholas breeding stock chromosome 1, Turkey_5.1, whole genome shotgun sequence:
- the RAD51AP1 gene encoding RAD51-associated protein 1, with translation MAGMVRRNRKIVNYSEFGDFEDGDEDFACIAAPLTKKSRTQPKEPKKEKKKKQKTRKELTSSQKESSIGSTSLGDSFCERDLNVTVALSIEEKSANIHEVQNSKEQGFSQVLDDDIPTNGCRQRKAFKAFSHQKLLTIDSCDREHVTDSEPVTVPDDESEENSDYSESNDEDCAMEKMKIKRNKKEIKRQTGKQKIPKSENNTTVMKLKSEQTQKMSTSSEPVGRPLHTSSPVTNKKPKWEPPAATGTSNNSMKYASVKSPTQCLRLGLSRLARVKPLHPNATSR, from the exons ATGGCGGGGATGGTGCGGAG GAACAGGAAAATTGTTAATTATTCAGAATTTGGGGATTTTGAAGATGGTG ATGAAGACTTTGCATGCATAGCTGCACCTTTGACAAAAAAATCCAGAACACAACCTAAGGAaccaaaaaaggagaaaaagaagaagcaaaaaacaCGAAAAGAATTGACTTCATCGCAAAAAGAATCATCTATTGGAAG tacATCCTTGGGTGATAGTTTCTGTGAAAGGGATTTGAACGTTACCGTGGCCTTGTCCAttgaagaaaaatcagcaaataTCCACGAAGTGCAGAATTCAAAAGAACAAG GTTTCAGTCAGGTTCTAGATGATGACATACCTACGAATGGCTGTAGGCAAAGGAAAGCATTTAAAGCTTTCTCTCATCAGAAGTTACTGACCATTGACAGCTGTGACAGAGAGCATGTTACTGACTCTGAACCAGTGACTGTACCAG ATGACgaatcagaagaaaattcagattATAGTGAAAGTAATGATGAAGACTGTGCtatggaaaagatgaaaatcaaaagaaataaaaaagaaataaagaggcagactggaaaacaaaagattcCTAAATCTGAGAATAATACTACTG TAATGAAACTAAAATCTGAGCAAACACAAAAGATGTCCACGTCTTCAGAACCAGTTGGAAGGCCTTTACATACATCAAGTCCTGTAACAAACAAGAAGCCCAAATGGGAACCACCAG ctgcAACAGGAACAAGTAACAACTCTATGAAATATGCTTCAGTTAAATCACCTACTCAGTGCCTTAGGCTTGGCCTTTCCAGACTTGCAAGAGTCAAACCACTGCATCCCAATGCCACCAGCAGATAG